CGCCGTATGGGCAAGCCATACCGCTATGGTTTCGCCGCTTCCAGCGATCGCCAGTGGGACGATGCGCACGGTTACAACTGTACCGGCCGGTTCGATTTCAATACCGGAGAAACCGCCCTGTTCAACTATGGCGAGCAGGCGAACGCCGGTGAACCTGTGTATGTTCCTGATCCCGATAGTCCACATGAAGAAGACGGCTGGCTCATGTGCTTCGTTTTCAACCCCGGTGAGGGCCAATACCTGTCCATTATCTCGGCCGGCGACGTAGCCGCGGGACCAGTGGCCAAGATTTACGTACCTACACGAATCCCCAATGGTTTTCACGCTAACTGGATGCAAAACCTGACTCTGTAACCAAAACCAGCGACCGCGCGCAAGTGTGCAAGCAGAAATTTTCGGTGCCAGATCAGGGAAAAGAACAGGCAATAATAATCGAGGCAACCTATGTCTACTGAAACGAACTCGCTCCTGGAGCCAAAATCCACCGAGCAGTTGCTCGATGCAGAGAAATTTCTGCAAGCCTATCGCGCCATGCGCACGATCCGGTCTTTTGAAGACAGAATCAGCGAACAGTTTATGAAGGGGAATATCCCCGGGTTCCTGCATCTGTACTCGGGCCAGGAAGCGGTTGCGGCGGGGATCTGCCTCCTGCTTGATGATAATGACTACGTGATCAGTACCCACCGCGGACACGGCCATTGCATCGCAAAAGGTGCGGACGTGGGGGCCATGATGAAGGAAATCATGGCCAAGCAGGGCGGTCTCTGCGATGGCAAGGGCGGCTCGATGCACATCGCTGATTTTGACAAAGGTATGCTCGGCGCCAATGCCATCGTCGGAGGTGGCCCACCGATTATTGTCGGTGCGGCACTTTCTGCAAAAACGCTTGGTACCGATCGGGTTGGTGTGGCGTTCGGGGGGGATGGCTCTTCGAACCAGGGAACCACTTTCGAGGCGATGAACCTGGCTGTCGTCTTGAAGTTGCCGGCAATTTTCCTGTTTGAAAACAATGGCTATGGCGAAGGTACTCACGCGAGCTATGCGGTGGGCTCCAGGGATATTGCCAGCCGTGCCCAGGGATTCGGCATGCCGGCCTATCAAGTCGATGGGACCGACCTGTTTGCCGTATATGAAACGTGCCGAAAAGCAGTGGAACACTGTCGTGCCGGCAAGGGCCCGGTCACTATCGAGGCCAATGTGCCGCGCTTCAAGGGGCATTTCGAGGGCGACCCGCAGGCCTATCGCGGAGAGCAGGAAGTCGAGAAGCTGATGAAAGATCAGGACTGTCTCGCCATCGCCCGGGCGCGCGCCCTCAAGGAAAAAATCGTCAAAGCCAAGGATCTCGACCGTGTCGACCAGGAGGTGGCCGAGCTTATCGAGCAAGCGACGGAAGCGGCGCTTGCGGCGCCGGCACCCGATGATTCTGAACTGCTGAAGAATGTATACAGCTCCGCATACTAACCCTCGGGCGTACCTTGGAAATACAAGAAATACAATTTGGAGTCGACAGGATGCCAGTCAAAACATACAGAGAAGCAATCAACGAAGCGTTGCACCAGGCGATG
This region of Microbulbifer sp. SAOS-129_SWC genomic DNA includes:
- a CDS encoding thiamine pyrophosphate-dependent dehydrogenase E1 component subunit alpha encodes the protein MSTETNSLLEPKSTEQLLDAEKFLQAYRAMRTIRSFEDRISEQFMKGNIPGFLHLYSGQEAVAAGICLLLDDNDYVISTHRGHGHCIAKGADVGAMMKEIMAKQGGLCDGKGGSMHIADFDKGMLGANAIVGGGPPIIVGAALSAKTLGTDRVGVAFGGDGSSNQGTTFEAMNLAVVLKLPAIFLFENNGYGEGTHASYAVGSRDIASRAQGFGMPAYQVDGTDLFAVYETCRKAVEHCRAGKGPVTIEANVPRFKGHFEGDPQAYRGEQEVEKLMKDQDCLAIARARALKEKIVKAKDLDRVDQEVAELIEQATEAALAAPAPDDSELLKNVYSSAY